One segment of Maridesulfovibrio ferrireducens DNA contains the following:
- a CDS encoding Fur family transcriptional regulator, which translates to MTSPQHIFLKYLSKKGMAATEQRRVVLEVFLKSKGHFSYKELYIQVREADSSISSVTVYRTVKLLDKCGIAEAIDFGDGITRYECRYNRPHHDHLVCTKCGKKIGVVDDSIENLQELLAEKHGFSIKRHKMILFGICSDCRDS; encoded by the coding sequence ATGACAAGTCCTCAACATATTTTTTTGAAATATTTATCAAAAAAAGGGATGGCTGCAACTGAACAGCGCAGGGTTGTGCTTGAGGTTTTCCTGAAGAGCAAAGGTCATTTCTCTTATAAAGAGCTTTATATTCAGGTCCGCGAAGCAGATTCGAGTATAAGTTCGGTAACGGTCTACAGAACAGTCAAACTTCTTGATAAATGCGGTATTGCCGAGGCCATTGATTTCGGGGATGGAATTACTCGTTATGAATGCAGGTATAACAGGCCTCACCACGATCATCTTGTCTGTACAAAGTGCGGTAAGAAGATAGGAGTGGTCGATGACAGTATTGAAAATTTGCAGGAGTTGCTGGCTGAAAAGCATGGGTTCAGTATAAAAAGGCACAAGATGATTCTTTTTGGA
- a CDS encoding heavy metal translocating P-type ATPase translates to MTRMPLRTSRFEIVHELPYRIRLRSIMMLAPDLDLNYLQAGVESLSGVTAVRVNGPAFCIVVDYNGTDSTRTSIIAALKQIPNEAFLNRNEKGHSVDLFDIGAKTAVAAAIPILPGPVQMATSWGLAIPGIVTAIQTLFTRGVKIEVLDGTVKTLSLLRGEYFTSNSIGALLSLGEYLEDQSEQKSTDLLKTLLKPQIEKIWIERDGREIEINFTELQVGEIVVCGPGEMIPVEGTIVEGDGSVNQSSITGESVPIHLQPGDATLSGTVVEEGTLKIRADKVGSETGMARINRFLETSLRSQSKTQLKSSELADRLVPLTFALGLGVYAFTHDAARAAAVLTVDYSCAIKLSTPIATRTSMYTASQAGVLLKGGQALENLAAIDTLVFDKTGTLTQGILKITDIVPIPAFSEKELLSIAAGAEEHYAHPVAKAVVKEAKDRDISLPEVSGVDFIVAHGVSAYVDGKRILVGSQHFIEEDELIDCASMKETAHQLRDEGKNLLFVAMNEKLIGIIAMRDELRPEAAETLAGFKAAGIKHIEILTGDHRSTALALAAQLPAVDSVHWELKPEDKAAIVKRLKDRGAKVGFAGDGVNDTPALICADVGICMPSGADLARESAQVVMMDEDMRTLLKARLIAINNRDTLTSCLWSTVAINSATLLLAGTGKISTLTAAMAHNLSTVGILGYAALKTSSSPCESKPKEPLNEAL, encoded by the coding sequence ATGACTCGCATGCCGCTCAGGACCAGCCGTTTTGAAATTGTCCACGAACTTCCCTATAGAATAAGACTGCGTTCAATCATGATGCTTGCCCCCGATCTGGACCTTAACTACCTGCAAGCCGGAGTGGAATCTCTTTCCGGAGTTACAGCCGTAAGAGTCAACGGTCCCGCATTTTGCATAGTCGTTGATTACAACGGAACCGATTCTACCAGAACATCAATTATTGCGGCACTTAAACAAATACCGAATGAAGCTTTCTTAAATCGCAACGAAAAAGGTCACAGCGTTGATCTCTTCGACATTGGAGCTAAAACAGCGGTCGCAGCGGCTATCCCTATACTTCCCGGCCCCGTACAGATGGCTACAAGCTGGGGTCTTGCAATTCCGGGAATTGTTACCGCAATCCAAACCCTGTTCACCCGCGGTGTCAAAATTGAAGTTCTGGATGGAACAGTAAAGACTCTCTCACTACTTCGCGGAGAATATTTCACATCCAACTCTATAGGAGCTTTGCTTAGTTTAGGTGAATACCTTGAAGACCAGTCTGAGCAAAAATCAACCGATCTATTAAAAACGCTCCTCAAGCCACAAATAGAAAAAATATGGATTGAACGGGACGGACGGGAAATTGAAATTAATTTTACAGAACTGCAAGTCGGTGAAATTGTAGTCTGCGGTCCCGGAGAAATGATCCCCGTGGAAGGAACCATTGTAGAAGGTGACGGATCAGTTAATCAAAGCTCCATCACGGGAGAATCTGTTCCTATACACCTGCAACCCGGTGATGCCACCCTTTCCGGCACAGTGGTTGAAGAAGGTACTCTAAAAATCAGAGCGGACAAGGTCGGCTCCGAAACGGGTATGGCACGGATCAACCGTTTTCTGGAAACATCATTACGTTCGCAATCCAAAACACAGCTTAAATCCTCAGAACTCGCGGACAGGCTTGTTCCGCTCACCTTCGCTCTAGGTCTGGGAGTATATGCTTTCACACACGATGCAGCCCGGGCCGCGGCAGTTCTCACAGTTGACTACTCGTGCGCTATCAAACTTTCCACTCCAATTGCCACCAGAACAAGCATGTATACAGCTAGTCAGGCAGGAGTTCTGCTAAAAGGAGGTCAGGCTTTAGAAAATCTAGCAGCCATTGACACCCTTGTCTTCGACAAAACCGGAACCCTGACCCAAGGAATTCTTAAAATTACCGATATTGTGCCTATACCTGCTTTTTCTGAAAAAGAACTCCTTTCGATTGCTGCCGGAGCTGAAGAACATTATGCCCACCCCGTTGCCAAAGCGGTCGTTAAAGAAGCGAAGGACCGCGACATATCACTACCGGAAGTAAGCGGAGTCGACTTTATTGTTGCCCACGGTGTTTCCGCATATGTAGACGGAAAAAGAATACTTGTCGGAAGCCAGCACTTTATAGAAGAAGATGAACTCATAGACTGCGCATCCATGAAAGAAACAGCACATCAGTTACGTGATGAGGGTAAAAACCTTCTATTTGTAGCAATGAATGAAAAACTTATCGGAATCATCGCCATGCGCGATGAACTCCGCCCCGAAGCAGCGGAAACCCTTGCAGGATTCAAAGCCGCTGGAATCAAACATATCGAAATTCTTACCGGAGACCATCGGTCGACAGCATTGGCACTTGCAGCACAACTTCCCGCCGTTGATTCTGTCCACTGGGAACTTAAGCCCGAAGACAAAGCCGCCATTGTAAAAAGACTCAAAGACCGCGGTGCAAAAGTAGGATTCGCAGGAGACGGAGTCAACGATACTCCTGCATTAATATGTGCGGATGTAGGAATATGTATGCCCTCAGGGGCCGACCTTGCGCGCGAATCCGCACAAGTCGTCATGATGGATGAGGACATGAGAACTCTTTTAAAAGCCCGACTTATTGCGATCAATAACCGCGACACTCTCACCTCCTGCCTGTGGTCGACTGTTGCTATCAATTCCGCCACACTTCTTCTGGCCGGAACCGGTAAAATATCGACACTGACAGCGGCAATGGCTCATAATTTAAGCACAGTGGGAATTCTAGGATATGCAGCCCTGAAAACATCATCTTCACCTTGCGAATCCAAACCCAAAGAACCATTAAACGAGGCGCTATAA
- a CDS encoding MarR family winged helix-turn-helix transcriptional regulator, protein MALEQIKKFDQNSPGRRLSIIHRLSMTYLSGPLSQIDIGRGKIPFLMKILCNEGIVQEDLTNYLQIDRAATARALQNLEKEGLVYRKEDREDRRRKLVYPTNKAKSLQANIIGILKNHNEVLFKDFDEKERLLFMGMLNKMVDNLYSHISANEHKDT, encoded by the coding sequence ATGGCTTTAGAACAAATAAAAAAGTTTGACCAAAATTCACCAGGACGAAGATTATCCATAATACATCGCCTTAGTATGACCTATCTATCAGGGCCGTTGTCTCAAATAGATATAGGACGAGGTAAAATCCCTTTCTTAATGAAAATACTATGCAACGAAGGGATTGTTCAGGAAGATTTAACAAATTATCTACAAATTGATAGGGCTGCAACAGCCAGAGCACTGCAAAATCTTGAAAAAGAAGGACTGGTCTACCGCAAAGAAGACCGAGAAGATCGTCGGCGAAAGCTAGTTTATCCTACAAACAAAGCCAAATCTTTACAGGCTAACATTATAGGTATCCTCAAAAACCATAACGAAGTTCTTTTTAAAGACTTTGATGAAAAAGAGCGGCTATTGTTTATGGGGATGCTTAATAAAATGGTAGACAATTTATATTCTCATATATCTGCCAACGAACACAAAGACACTTAA
- a CDS encoding tetratricopeptide repeat protein, with translation MPTSSFALSPEEIKELAEKTYSNAQTIPEKFVFLQKDEIIHGFTDALKGIQSLKKNPEIVSQLTKAEELLGTGKPDSMIDLLTGIAKEKETTHKGQNPETSQIYRWLGSIVFIKDLDLARETYEKCVQFGPDDIYGWLQLGHMQMETEHVSASQKSYRKMLKIQDAKALESSARQICGKNSDEAIENFLKAADIYEEHNCKHCLAEILNLAGTEQLKQEKLEEAEQNIIKSMELCTELNLMGFAALNANNLGALYQRKQDHENSINYGEKAVEFAKNSGNPILMAAFTFNLAMNLDKMGYLKKAITISEKAVEIFRKTNDTGNLESAERLYNMLLAKQKDQQEQ, from the coding sequence ATGCCCACATCATCCTTTGCCCTATCCCCTGAAGAGATCAAAGAACTGGCCGAAAAAACATACTCCAACGCCCAAACCATCCCGGAAAAGTTCGTTTTCCTACAAAAAGATGAAATTATTCACGGATTCACAGATGCCTTAAAGGGAATCCAAAGTCTGAAAAAAAATCCGGAAATCGTTTCCCAGTTGACCAAAGCAGAAGAACTGCTCGGAACCGGAAAACCGGACAGCATGATCGACCTGCTCACCGGTATTGCAAAAGAGAAAGAAACCACACACAAGGGACAAAACCCCGAGACTTCACAAATTTACCGCTGGCTTGGCTCCATTGTTTTCATCAAAGACCTCGATCTGGCCCGTGAAACGTATGAAAAATGCGTACAGTTCGGCCCCGACGACATATACGGCTGGCTGCAGCTTGGCCATATGCAAATGGAAACTGAACACGTCAGCGCGTCCCAAAAATCGTATCGAAAAATGCTAAAAATTCAGGACGCCAAGGCCCTTGAATCCTCGGCTCGACAAATTTGTGGGAAAAATTCAGACGAAGCCATCGAAAATTTTCTTAAGGCTGCTGACATTTATGAAGAACATAACTGCAAACATTGTCTGGCGGAAATTCTCAATCTCGCCGGGACAGAACAACTGAAACAGGAAAAGCTCGAAGAAGCTGAACAGAATATTATTAAATCCATGGAACTGTGCACGGAGCTGAACCTGATGGGATTTGCGGCGCTGAACGCAAACAATCTCGGAGCCCTCTACCAGAGAAAGCAGGATCATGAAAATTCAATCAACTATGGAGAAAAAGCAGTTGAATTTGCAAAGAATTCTGGAAATCCCATTTTAATGGCGGCCTTTACGTTTAATCTGGCTATGAATCTCGATAAAATGGGCTACCTTAAAAAAGCAATTACCATCTCCGAAAAGGCTGTGGAAATTTTCAGAAAAACAAATGACACCGGGAACCTTGAATCCGCGGAAAGGTTGTATAATATGCTGTTAGCCAAGCAGAAGGATCAACAAGAGCAATAA
- a CDS encoding heavy metal translocating P-type ATPase, which translates to MKTRHNKTKVQHSIPGRIRLKISILKNNHLLSSSLEKNLENLAGVNHTRINKKCSCLIINYNDHVLSPELLTRTIHDLLGINHKNNCSVNSKEKAYCPEVRSALRSFSFISAVGGAVLISESLLGLTIAQTLLSPLGFITIFAAAPLVKEAFKKIKDRKFGLEGILAGGIIAAVVAGEAMTAFEILWINAGAELLTAWITERSRRAISGILDKTSHHTFVLKDEVEVEVEINQLQKGDVVVLHTGEKICIDGLIVDGQGLINEAPITGRADFIHKKAEDKVFAGTFVREGVIYVKAEEVGDSTYLARILHKVEDSLENKTDIELVADKLSVRLVKIGLGATIGTLLLTASPWRAFTVLLVMACPCATVLSASTPISAAINTAARHNILIKGGRYLEEVGHCEIACFDKTGTLTGNEPSLEHIYAVKGTSEDEILNYALSVETHNHHPLAQAIKSAAQKRNISPLTHTVCEYFLGKGMRAELPSAVGASTEILVGNKKLTEQFDVRIGKLSSHVSTLKRKGLTVIYVVKDREPVGIMAFANTIRPEAAAALKSLRANGIEKTVLVTGDEPATAEHLAKVLHIPEIHASAMPEEKATLVRTLQDKNKKVLMVGDGINDALALAQADVGIAMGTGGAEVAVEAADITLVNDDLNGLTFVHQLSRDTVKIAYQNFWLATGSNIVGVIMGASGVLTPVMAGFLHIAHTMGVIANSSRLLTHSPKPLMIEAGKTNELS; encoded by the coding sequence GTGAAAACAAGACACAATAAGACAAAAGTACAACACTCGATACCGGGAAGAATCCGACTGAAAATTTCGATTCTGAAAAATAACCATCTACTTTCCAGTTCTCTTGAAAAGAATCTTGAAAATCTTGCAGGTGTCAACCACACAAGAATCAACAAAAAATGTTCCTGTTTAATTATAAACTACAATGACCACGTTCTTTCTCCGGAACTGCTAACCAGAACCATTCATGATCTCCTTGGAATTAATCACAAAAATAATTGCTCAGTAAATAGCAAAGAAAAAGCTTACTGCCCCGAAGTCCGGAGTGCTTTAAGATCTTTCTCCTTCATCTCAGCAGTAGGTGGAGCTGTATTAATAAGCGAATCCCTACTGGGATTGACCATTGCTCAAACGCTTTTAAGTCCTCTGGGATTTATCACGATCTTTGCGGCCGCCCCGCTGGTAAAAGAAGCATTCAAAAAAATCAAAGACAGAAAATTCGGACTTGAAGGTATTCTTGCCGGCGGCATTATTGCTGCGGTTGTGGCCGGAGAAGCAATGACTGCCTTTGAAATACTTTGGATCAATGCCGGAGCAGAACTTCTGACCGCCTGGATTACAGAGCGTTCCCGCCGTGCTATTTCAGGCATTCTTGATAAAACTTCACATCACACTTTTGTGCTGAAAGACGAGGTGGAAGTTGAAGTTGAAATAAATCAACTTCAAAAAGGAGATGTGGTTGTCCTGCACACCGGAGAAAAGATCTGCATTGACGGGCTTATTGTGGATGGTCAGGGATTAATAAACGAAGCCCCGATTACTGGAAGAGCCGACTTTATACACAAAAAAGCCGAGGACAAAGTTTTCGCCGGAACGTTCGTGCGTGAAGGCGTCATCTACGTCAAAGCAGAAGAAGTTGGAGACAGCACTTATCTCGCTAGAATCCTTCATAAAGTAGAAGATTCACTTGAAAATAAAACCGACATTGAATTAGTAGCAGACAAACTTTCAGTACGTTTGGTCAAAATAGGTCTGGGAGCGACTATCGGCACCTTGCTGCTGACCGCCAGCCCGTGGAGAGCATTCACAGTGCTTCTGGTCATGGCCTGTCCATGCGCCACCGTACTATCAGCTTCAACTCCTATCAGCGCAGCCATCAATACTGCGGCAAGACACAATATTCTCATCAAAGGAGGAAGGTATCTTGAAGAAGTGGGACATTGCGAAATTGCCTGCTTTGACAAAACCGGAACCCTTACCGGAAACGAACCTTCCCTTGAACATATTTATGCGGTCAAAGGCACTTCCGAAGATGAAATTCTAAATTATGCTCTTTCAGTCGAAACTCACAACCACCATCCGCTTGCTCAGGCAATCAAGAGTGCTGCGCAAAAAAGAAACATATCTCCCCTGACTCATACCGTCTGCGAATATTTCCTAGGTAAAGGAATGCGGGCAGAACTGCCCTCTGCTGTCGGAGCTTCAACTGAAATATTGGTCGGTAACAAAAAACTCACAGAACAATTTGATGTACGCATCGGCAAACTGAGCAGCCATGTTTCTACTCTTAAACGCAAAGGGCTGACTGTCATTTACGTTGTTAAAGATAGAGAACCTGTCGGTATTATGGCTTTTGCAAATACAATCAGACCCGAGGCGGCGGCTGCTCTTAAATCCTTAAGGGCGAATGGGATTGAAAAGACTGTTCTTGTTACCGGAGACGAACCAGCAACAGCCGAACACTTAGCAAAAGTTCTACACATACCGGAAATACATGCCTCAGCCATGCCCGAAGAAAAAGCAACATTGGTGCGCACCCTTCAAGATAAAAACAAAAAAGTGCTGATGGTCGGAGACGGTATAAATGACGCGCTGGCACTCGCACAGGCGGATGTAGGAATAGCCATGGGAACTGGAGGCGCCGAAGTAGCAGTTGAGGCCGCGGATATAACTCTTGTTAATGACGATTTGAATGGGCTGACCTTTGTGCATCAACTCAGCCGCGACACAGTAAAAATTGCTTACCAAAACTTCTGGCTGGCAACAGGCTCAAACATAGTCGGAGTTATCATGGGAGCCAGCGGAGTACTTACTCCAGTCATGGCTGGATTCCTCCATATAGCTCACACAATGGGAGTTATTGCCAACTCTTCAAGACTTCTGACCCACTCCCCCAAACCATTAATGATCGAAGCAGGAAAAACGAATGAACTTTCATAA
- a CDS encoding YczE/YyaS/YitT family protein, with protein sequence MSKINIVKRFFIAILGIFIMALGVALSVKANLGVSPISCIPYVYSLQSNYTLGELTILMNTLFVIAQFLILQKKFTLLHFSQLIAVTIFGFCIDFALYLISGLNASTYVWQILCSLLSCVVIAFGIFLLVKTNLTYLPGEGLALVVTDTFKKEFGKIKIGLDSSMVIIGIISSFILMNRLEGIREGTVIAALLVGYLVKFYNSKIHILNSWLGSTNKTK encoded by the coding sequence ATGTCAAAAATTAATATCGTCAAAAGATTTTTCATAGCAATCTTAGGGATTTTTATAATGGCGCTAGGCGTGGCTTTATCAGTCAAAGCCAACTTAGGAGTTTCTCCTATATCATGCATTCCATATGTATATAGTCTACAATCCAACTATACTCTGGGCGAACTGACCATTCTCATGAATACTCTTTTCGTTATCGCGCAGTTTTTAATTTTACAAAAAAAATTCACTCTTCTGCATTTTTCACAACTGATAGCAGTAACCATCTTCGGGTTTTGTATTGATTTTGCCTTATATCTTATATCAGGACTCAATGCTTCAACCTACGTGTGGCAGATTCTATGTAGCTTGCTTAGTTGCGTTGTCATTGCGTTTGGGATTTTTCTATTGGTAAAAACAAACCTTACATACCTTCCCGGTGAAGGATTAGCACTTGTAGTTACTGATACTTTCAAAAAAGAATTCGGCAAAATCAAAATAGGTCTTGATAGCTCAATGGTCATCATCGGGATAATAAGTTCCTTTATTTTAATGAACAGGCTGGAAGGAATACGTGAAGGAACAGTCATTGCCGCCCTGTTAGTAGGCTATCTGGTTAAATTCTATAACAGCAAAATTCATATACTTAATTCATGGTTAGGCTCAACAAATAAGACGAAATAA
- a CDS encoding FeoA family protein translates to MSTPLTEAPIETPLILKTITRENLKNRLERMGLRTGCELKIMSEDSILCPVRVKGPKGEVLLAAGMASKIIIHHDDGHKTPVFEMRKGEKGHIEGLTAASCLENSLKTLGLSEGDNIEFIRCLPSMDYHIVVDGKSTHITEGMAAKVWGVCGKEECQLATCGKREIFETKSILGSPRVAEKLSFFGIKPGINIRLENVEPAKDFRMSHNEHIIILSNEGLRLHLRSDQAEAILVETA, encoded by the coding sequence ATGTCCACCCCACTCACTGAAGCCCCCATTGAAACACCGTTGATTCTGAAAACTATCACTAGAGAAAATCTTAAAAACCGACTCGAACGCATGGGGCTGCGCACAGGCTGTGAACTGAAAATCATGTCTGAAGATTCTATACTTTGCCCGGTAAGAGTCAAAGGCCCGAAAGGTGAAGTCCTGCTTGCTGCCGGAATGGCTTCAAAAATAATTATTCATCACGATGACGGACATAAAACTCCGGTATTTGAAATGAGAAAAGGCGAAAAAGGCCACATTGAAGGACTTACAGCTGCATCCTGTCTGGAAAACAGCCTTAAAACTTTAGGATTAAGTGAAGGGGATAATATTGAATTTATCCGCTGTCTTCCTTCTATGGATTACCACATAGTAGTGGATGGAAAAAGTACTCATATAACTGAAGGCATGGCTGCTAAAGTATGGGGAGTATGCGGCAAGGAAGAATGTCAGCTTGCAACCTGTGGAAAAAGAGAGATCTTTGAAACAAAATCTATCCTCGGCAGCCCCAGAGTTGCGGAAAAATTATCATTCTTCGGAATCAAACCCGGAATAAATATCAGACTTGAAAACGTTGAACCGGCAAAAGATTTCCGCATGAGCCACAACGAGCATATAATTATTCTCAGCAATGAAGGTTTGCGCCTACACTTACGTTCTGATCAAGCCGAAGCTATTCTTGTTGAGACTGCATAA
- a CDS encoding magnetosome protein MamC: MTTPATRILPIATASMAATGALISGTVTAVRGTIAVKEGKMTSREVIKAVATESAGTGLATGTGIAIVGLLGIGGLAGIIGFTAIATGTKVLWDKSIGSNFTKKIQS; the protein is encoded by the coding sequence ATGACTACTCCCGCAACAAGAATACTTCCTATCGCAACAGCCTCCATGGCGGCCACCGGAGCTTTGATAAGCGGAACTGTAACCGCTGTACGCGGAACAATCGCAGTAAAAGAAGGCAAAATGACAAGCCGTGAAGTAATAAAAGCTGTAGCAACAGAATCAGCTGGAACTGGACTGGCTACAGGTACCGGAATCGCCATCGTAGGATTACTCGGAATTGGCGGACTTGCCGGAATTATAGGCTTTACTGCAATAGCCACAGGAACAAAAGTTCTGTGGGATAAATCTATTGGATCAAATTTCACAAAAAAAATTCAATCCTGA
- a CDS encoding HMA2 domain-containing protein, with protein MNFHKLIDLENYLDVAHHVPGRIRVKFSPMILTKPAALAAMKEHRELPKAILAARVNMTARSVVIEYDTEEISPEIIEELIQGKDKSKKVEIITGLYGKLMN; from the coding sequence ATGAACTTTCATAAGCTGATTGATCTCGAAAACTATCTGGATGTGGCTCACCACGTTCCGGGTCGCATAAGGGTGAAATTCAGCCCGATGATTCTTACCAAACCTGCGGCATTAGCAGCCATGAAAGAACATCGGGAACTACCAAAAGCAATTCTTGCCGCAAGAGTGAATATGACCGCGAGGTCTGTGGTCATCGAATACGATACAGAAGAAATATCTCCTGAAATCATTGAAGAACTGATTCAGGGAAAAGACAAAAGTAAAAAGGTTGAGATTATCACCGGTCTTTACGGAAAACTGATGAACTAA